A region from the Tachyglossus aculeatus isolate mTacAcu1 chromosome X2, mTacAcu1.pri, whole genome shotgun sequence genome encodes:
- the PLIN5 gene encoding perilipin-5 produces MSHVEQKEDEEKRPQLAREDSEQETLVSRITGLPLVSSTYDLVSAAYSAHKEQHPYLHSVCGVAERGVLGLAAVAVSSAQPLLTRLEPQIATANEYACRGLDKLEEKLPFLHQPSEKVVSSARGAVSSGVSGMVDLARRGRRWSVELTSAVVAGGVDAALGTRVGRMVTEGVGAVLGRSEELLDHLLPLSDEELAKLAEAAGGPTVTSLEEQRRHQTYFVRLGSLSARLRQRVYQHSLGKLRLSKDRVQEALAQLHETLELIEYVKQGVDHTFHNSQSKLHQLWQDWSHSRQEDERDGGLRRLQAESQTLALSCELTMELQAKCETLVSSIHGLPPAIQDKVREVRQNVEDLHAAFSAAQSFHDLSGAVLAQGRGQVTQAHESVDELVDYVMQNIPLPWLVGPFAPHLIERPCTPQNLAQQVDEVVPGRRPSILDGDRWAGMGWQAQVEVWEEERGLPSQEKKGEEEEKSAAAAATLTLFPLFDCFFI; encoded by the exons atgtcccacgtggaacagaaggaggatgaagagaaaagACCTCAGCTGGCAAGGGAGGATTCAGAACAGGAG acACTGGTGAGCCGAATCACTGGCCTGCCCCTGGTCAGCTCCACGTACGACCTGGTGTCGGCGGCCTACAGCGCTCACAAGGAGCAGCACCCATATCTGCACTCCGTCTGCGGGGTGGCCGAGCGGGGGGTCCTGGGCCTAGCAGCCGTTGCGGTCAGCAGTGCCCAGCCTCTTCTCACCCGACTGGAGCCACAGA TTGCCACAGCAAATGAGTACGCCTGCAGGGGGCTAGACAAGCTAGAAGAAAAACTCCCCTTCCTGCACCAGCCCTCCGAGAAG GTGGTGAGCTCGGCCCGGGGTGCGGTGTCCAGCGGGGTGAGCGGCATGGTGGACCTGGCCCGGCGTGGCCGGCGCTGGAGCGTGGAGCTGACCAGCGCGGTGGTGGCCGGAGGGGTGGACGCCGCTCTGGGCACCCGCGTTGGCCGGATGGTGACAGAAGGGGTGGGAGCCGTGCTGGGCCGGTCCGAGGAGCTCCTGGACCACCTGCTGCCCCTGAGCGACGAGGAGCTCG ctaagCTGGCCGAGGCCGCAGGTGGGCCAACGGTGACCTCGTTGGAGGAGCAGCGGCGGCACCAGACCTACTTTGTGCGGCTCGGCTCCCTGTCTGCTCGGCTGCGCCAGCGCGTGTACCAACACTCGCTGGGCAAACTGCGGCTCAGTAAAGACAGAGTCCAGGAGGCCCTGGCTCAGCTGCATGAAACCCTGGAGCTG ATTGAGTACGTGAAGCAGGGGGTGGACCACACGTTCCACAACAGCCAGAGCAAGCTGCACCAGCTGTGGCAGGACTGGAGCCACAGCCGGCAGGAGGACGAGCGCGACGGTGGGCTCCGGAGGCTGCAG gccGAGTCCCAGACTCTGGCCCTGTCCTGTGAGCTGACCATGGAGCTGCAGGCCAAATGCGAGACCCTGGTGTCCAGCATCCACGGGCTGCCCCCAGCCATCCAGGACAAGGTGCGGGAAGTGCGGCAAAACGTGGAGGATCTGCACGCGGCCTTCTCGGCCGCCCAGTCCTTCCACGACCTGTCGGGAGCGGTGTTGGCCCAAGGGCGGGGCCAGGTGACCCAGGCCCACGAGTCCGTGGACGAGCTGGTGGACTACGTGATGCAGAACATCCCCTTACCCTGGCTGGTGGGGCCTTTTGCCCCGCACCTCATCGAGCGGCCCTGCACCCCTCAGAACCTGGCTCAGCAGGTCGATGAGGTGGTGCCCGGCCGCCGCCCCAGCATACTGGATGGGGACCGCTGGGCTGGCATGGGGTGGCAGGCTCAGGTGGAGGtgtgggaggaggagcgggggctGCCATcccaggagaagaagggggaggaagaggagaagagcgcagcagcagcag CCACGTTAACTCTGTTTCCTCTCTTTGATTG CTTCTTCATCTGA